The nucleotide sequence AAACTGAATATGAAAATAGTCACAGACCTGACAAAAGAATCGCACAGCGATATCCGCCAGAATCTGGAACTGGTCTCAGCCTACTTCCTGGCAACAAACCAACTGGTCAACGAAGCCACCCCTTTACTGCTGCACTCTGCTGTCATGCTGAAAGACTTCCCTCTCACGGCGAACGTATTAAGCAGACAGGTACTCAGAAAACAGGGAATGACTATCGGCCCCGGGAATGAAGGGTTAACTAAAACAGACTGAGAGGTTTGTGTCATAATATAGTGTAGCGTTTCGAGGTCTCCTGCTGTAAATCGATTCCCGGCAAGGCAACAGCTATGATCCTGAACCGCGCGGGTCAGGAATCGAATCCTCGATAGCCTATCTGAATCACTTCTGCTCGTTTATTGTACAAGAGCCGCAGCGGCAAAAGCACCATCGACCACACCATCGGTCACACGCAAATCCGTGTTCGGCCTTAAAAACCCATCATAGGTGTAAGATTTTTTAATCTTCACATAAGTGTTTTTATCTCCCCCCCAATGGGAATCGATAACCTCACACACGGCCCAGCCGATCACATGGAATTCCACACCACTCCCATTTCCCATGACGGAATCATAAACGGGAATCAACTTCGTCTTCCCTTCCGCAGCCATGACAGCCGACTTCATACCACTTGAGATTCCCGGATCACCATTCAGATACAATGGCCGGGCACTGTCGATATATTCGGTCGAATCATTTCGTCCTTCTGCAGCAAGTGCATCCAGGTCTTCCTGGCGTAATCCGACTTCAATCTGATCCCGGATGTCGGAAGTACTGTTGTAGGACTTGCCGATGTCACAGGTCCCCCAGTTGCCAGGTATTTCTGCTCCAATATTATCTTCCAGTCTGCCATCGCCATAAATTGTCCAGACTTCGCCCGGCTCTGTGGAATCCCACTGTGCTTTGGGAATCGTGAATGGCATGACACCGACACCGGGCGCCAGCAGACTCCCTTTCTGCAGGATTGCCGTCGAAGTGGCATTCAGGTCTGATTCATTAATTCCCAGCAACCGGGCGAAAAACAGTGATACAGGTGAGTTTGCCTGTGTGTCAAAGCGGAGCGTGACCCGCACGGTATCAAAGGTGCCCCAGTCGAGAATTGTAAAGTTATCATAGACTGATTCGGGATTGTAGCGTCCGATCTGAATATCAGAATCGAGCACCTGAAATCCCTCAATTTCTCCGATGTTCAAATCCGCATACTGACGCAGTGTCGCCCGCACTTTTGACAGGTCCTGAGTCCCATTTGCATCGGGAATCAAATCCCGTACTGCCGCCAGCACTGCAGCATCTGCGGCGCGTTGCAGGTCGGCCCGCTTCTTAAGTAGATAGCCATAGTCAACCGCGAACGCGACCATTCCCAGCAGAGGAACCAGCATGATCGCAGTAAATACAGCAATGGCTCCCCGGCGATGATTTTGTTGTTTCAGTCCCGTTTGATTCGCATACCTTCGATCCGGCATCGGTTTGTCCCCTGGATAGTCTGTGATGTGAGAGATCTTGTTGAGAAATGTTTATTCGCGACGCATGACAGTTGTCGTTTCAATGGAAACGCCATTCAGTCCGGCAAAACCAGACAGCCAGCGTACTGAATTGAACTGAAAGATAACCTGCACAGAAACCGCGGAACCGGAGGGAACCGTTTCCAGATTTCCATTTGGAATGTTTGCCTCTAAGTAATCACGCACGTTTACGGTTAATGCACTGCCGATTTCTCCCGAAGCCTGATTGGGAAACTGGCTGGTAAAATAATTCAGCACCGACTGCTCAACTTCGGACTGATTTTTCACGTTATTTTGAGAAGCACGACGTGCCCCTTCGTATGAAGCATCATTGACCAGTTGCGCCACATTCACATATTGACTGACATCCATCGTCCCCATGGCGATCATGACTAAAAGTGGTACTACTAAGGCTGATTCTACTGCCGCCACTCCACGGCGTTCGGAATACGATTTCTGTATTTTGCGTTTTTGATGTTCGTACATGGTGCCGGACTTCCTCTACTCGAAATGAAAATCAGTCATTCCCGCTTCATAATTGCCTGTCCCTGCAATACAGTATTTTGCAGGAAACCAGGAACTAACCATGAAATATCCGAGTAGTTCACTTCTACTCGGGCTGTGATTTCGACTCCGGATGTCATTCCGGACAGATTTTCAGGAGTGATTGTGACGCGACATTTTTCGACATCCTGGGAATTGGATATTGCGGACTGTAGAAATCTGCGGATTGTCGCCTCGGCATCTTCGTGAGTCAGCGTACTGGTCAGTGCTGCGCGGCGGCATCCCGCCCGGGCGGCATCGGAGAGAGCCTGTTTGACCATTCCCATGCGAACAAATTCTACCAGCCCGAACACAAGGAGAATAAAGAGAGGAAAAACTACCGCCATCTCAACCAGAGTCGTTCCGCGCGGTGAATTCGAGCAAAGCAGACGGCGTTTCGAAAGCTGAAGTCTTTGCATAGCCTGTATCTCACTTTCTGATGAATGGCTCTACATAAACTTAACCCATTTCTCAAAGTTGGCTGAGAATTTATAACGATTTATCGGCCTGGGCAGATTTTTCGAGCAGGTTGAGGGGTTGCAACAATTATGCAGCCCACTGTTTGTCGAGCTCCGACCCTGATTGTGCAAAGCACTATACATCAGCAACTTATAAACAGAATCAACACTGTGAAACAGGTGTGAACTGACATAATTGTTTTTTATGGAAGAGGATCCCTGGACTGCTGCAGGATCAATTTACGCTGTTCCAGTCCTTCTGAAGTCACCTGAGTATTTTTGAGATAAACGTTTTTCAGTCGGGGAAGCCCCTGCAGATAAACAAGGCCTGCATCGGTCACTTGTGTCCCACTCAAATTAAGAGCATCCAAGAGAGGCAGACCTGAAAGATGTACCAGTCCGGCGTCCGATATCTGTGTATCCTGCAGTTCCAGTCTTATCAAGGTTTTGAATGATTTGAGATGGCTCATACTTGAATCATTTATCAGCGAGCCATTCAATTTGAGGCAATACAGCTTCGGCAGGGATGACAGTTCAGATAATCCTGTGCCTGTCACCTGGGTTTGTTCCAGCTGCAATATTATTAGCTGCGGCAAGTCTCTTAAATGAACCAGGCCCGCGTCGCTGATACTGGTTTGATTTAAATTGAGTACGCGCAGAGCTGAAAAACAATTCACCTGTTTTAACCCGGCATTCGTAACAGCCGTTCCCTGCAGATTTAACCAGGTCAGGTTCGTCAGCCCCTGTAAATGTGCCAGACCAGAGCCACTCACTGGTGTGTAGAACAGGTCCAGATGATTAAGCTGTGACAGTTCTTTTAGATGAACCAGGCCATCATCACTGACGCTTGTATTCCAGAGCATCAATCTTTTGAGTCGGTGAAAACGCTTCAAGTGAACCAGACCTGTATTACTGAGACCTTTTCCACTCAAAGAAATTCTTTCCAGGTTCGGAAAATCATTCAGCCAGACCAGGTCACTGTCCTGCGTCACATCCAAACTGATTGATTCCACCTCATCGAACGACTTCATCTGATTTTTGTCGCGATTCTGCCGTATGACATTTTCCCAGTTAGAAGGGAAAACGGTATATTCAAAAGTGGGTTGTTCATAATCAATTGTACCGTCCAAAGCTGCGATATGGAAAAGTGTTCGATATCTGAGTATCAACGGTGTCGCAATGAACGTCAGTACCAGCAGTGACAGGCCGCTAACACCCCAAAACCAGCGGGAACGCAGTGTACGTTTCAGAATGCCATGCAAAGTAGGATCGGCAGCATGATTCATCGATCGAAATACCGTCTGAATAAATCCTCGTTTCAGCAGAATACGGAAGTCTCAAACGAGTAACGGTACACCAGGCGGAATGGATTAAAGAATTACCAGACAAATTATGATTTAACTCTGCTCCGGCCAGTTCTCAGCTACAACGAACAGACGCTTAATCTCCCGACAGTCAGTCTCGACGACTTTTAAAATACTGATCATCAGCGGTCGGTCCCCTTCCTGAAAATGAACATCCAGAGCTCGTTTTAGCTCAGAGAAAGTCAATAACTTCTCAATACATGAATCTCTGACAGCAGGGGACAACCAGTCCGGTTTTTCACGGATCTGATAAACAGTGTCGCTATACTGCGTTTTGAGCCAGTCCAGTTCAGAAAAATATAACCAGACGCCTTTTAGATGTGCAGGTGACATCCGCTCCGGGAGTGGGGTGGATGCTGGCAGATGAGGATTGAAAAAAATGATGCCTTTGACAAACGCCACACGCCGCACGACCTCAGGAAAATGCGTTTCGCTCAAAGGCAGCTGATATTCGAGTAACCGCCTGCACTTCTTTTCAAAGTTGTCTTTGGCGTTAGGGCCGATAAAATGACTGCCGGTCGTATTTTCAGCGGGATAATGCAGATAATATTTCACAGCCGTCTCCCAGTGAGTCAACTCCCCTGTTTCGTCTTCAAACAGGAAATCGATTTCACCGACCGTCTGGTTCTCAACAAA is from Gimesia maris and encodes:
- a CDS encoding pilus assembly protein TadG-related protein, with translation MPDRRYANQTGLKQQNHRRGAIAVFTAIMLVPLLGMVAFAVDYGYLLKKRADLQRAADAAVLAAVRDLIPDANGTQDLSKVRATLRQYADLNIGEIEGFQVLDSDIQIGRYNPESVYDNFTILDWGTFDTVRVTLRFDTQANSPVSLFFARLLGINESDLNATSTAILQKGSLLAPGVGVMPFTIPKAQWDSTEPGEVWTIYGDGRLEDNIGAEIPGNWGTCDIGKSYNSTSDIRDQIEVGLRQEDLDALAAEGRNDSTEYIDSARPLYLNGDPGISSGMKSAVMAAEGKTKLIPVYDSVMGNGSGVEFHVIGWAVCEVIDSHWGGDKNTYVKIKKSYTYDGFLRPNTDLRVTDGVVDGAFAAAALVQ
- a CDS encoding TadE/TadG family type IV pilus assembly protein is translated as MYEHQKRKIQKSYSERRGVAAVESALVVPLLVMIAMGTMDVSQYVNVAQLVNDASYEGARRASQNNVKNQSEVEQSVLNYFTSQFPNQASGEIGSALTVNVRDYLEANIPNGNLETVPSGSAVSVQVIFQFNSVRWLSGFAGLNGVSIETTTVMRRE
- a CDS encoding TadE family protein is translated as MQRLQLSKRRLLCSNSPRGTTLVEMAVVFPLFILLVFGLVEFVRMGMVKQALSDAARAGCRRAALTSTLTHEDAEATIRRFLQSAISNSQDVEKCRVTITPENLSGMTSGVEITARVEVNYSDISWLVPGFLQNTVLQGQAIMKRE
- a CDS encoding DUF1853 family protein, which translates into the protein MNQKKYDSIQHDLDKSQSLRDLHWAITSASLISDSSQDPGRWEPPDLSLINEQELMDFLVPYSRFRVGQYFEGLILYWLERIRRLKIVAQNQQLFVENQTVGEIDFLFEDETGELTHWETAVKYYLHYPAENTTGSHFIGPNAKDNFEKKCRRLLEYQLPLSETHFPEVVRRVAFVKGIIFFNPHLPASTPLPERMSPAHLKGVWLYFSELDWLKTQYSDTVYQIREKPDWLSPAVRDSCIEKLLTFSELKRALDVHFQEGDRPLMISILKVVETDCREIKRLFVVAENWPEQS